One part of the Nocardioides conyzicola genome encodes these proteins:
- a CDS encoding class I SAM-dependent RNA methyltransferase — translation MSRSQWRGSRRPRAKQARGASRVGERFEAVVGPVAHGGHCVVRLDPPEARVVFVRHAIPGERVVLEITEGTDGDRFWRGDAVEVLEPSADRITPPCPYAGPGLCGGCDFQHVALPAQRGLKTAVVREQLSRLAGITWDGEVEAVPGDVDGLHWRSRQRYARLPDGGRAMRKHRSHDLIPVETCLLEGPSSDHTALGRSFEVADEGFWQVHPGAPDVLVTTVLEMLAPQPGERCLDLYAGVGLFSRFLLDAVGESGRVVAIEGDRTASALSARNCPGLVVSAGSVDQVLTTSYDEPFDLVVLDPPREGARRAVVEQVVDRAPRAVAYVACDPAALARDLAIFAELGYRLRELRGFDLFPMTHHIECVALLEPSGVTDRRSR, via the coding sequence ATGAGCCGCTCCCAGTGGCGCGGCTCGCGTCGACCACGCGCCAAGCAGGCGCGGGGCGCCTCCCGGGTCGGTGAGCGGTTCGAGGCCGTCGTCGGGCCGGTCGCGCACGGCGGCCACTGCGTCGTACGGCTGGATCCGCCGGAGGCGCGGGTCGTCTTCGTGCGGCACGCGATCCCCGGCGAGCGCGTCGTCCTGGAGATCACCGAGGGCACCGACGGCGACCGGTTCTGGCGCGGCGACGCCGTCGAGGTGCTCGAGCCGTCGGCGGACCGGATCACCCCGCCGTGCCCGTACGCCGGGCCGGGACTCTGCGGCGGCTGCGACTTCCAGCATGTGGCACTACCGGCGCAGCGCGGGCTGAAGACCGCCGTGGTCCGCGAGCAGCTCTCCCGGCTCGCGGGGATCACCTGGGACGGCGAGGTGGAGGCGGTCCCGGGCGACGTCGACGGGCTGCACTGGCGGTCGCGGCAGCGCTACGCGCGGCTCCCGGACGGCGGCAGGGCGATGCGCAAGCACCGCTCGCACGACCTGATCCCGGTCGAGACCTGCCTGCTCGAGGGGCCGTCGTCGGACCACACGGCGCTCGGGCGCTCCTTCGAGGTCGCCGACGAGGGCTTCTGGCAGGTGCACCCCGGTGCGCCTGACGTGCTGGTGACCACCGTGCTCGAGATGCTCGCGCCTCAGCCGGGGGAGCGCTGCCTCGACCTCTACGCCGGCGTCGGCCTCTTCAGCCGCTTCCTGCTCGACGCCGTCGGGGAGTCCGGCCGCGTCGTCGCGATCGAGGGCGACCGCACCGCGTCGGCCCTGTCGGCGCGCAACTGCCCCGGGCTGGTCGTCAGCGCCGGGTCGGTCGATCAGGTGCTCACCACGTCGTACGACGAGCCCTTCGACCTCGTGGTGCTCGACCCGCCGCGCGAGGGCGCGCGCCGCGCCGTCGTCGAGCAGGTGGTCGACCGGGCCCCGCGCGCGGTGGCGTACGTCGCCTGCGACCCGGCCGCGCTGGCCCGCGACCTGGCGATCTTCGCCGAGCTCGGCTACCGGCTGCGCGAGCTCCGCGGCTTCGACCTCTTCCCGATGACGCACCACATCGAGTGCGTGGCGCTGCTGGAGCCCTCGGGCGTCACCGACCGGCGATCGCGGTGA
- a CDS encoding APC family permease, translating into MSIGDVSKRVLLGRKLRSSQLGETLLPKRIALPVFASDALSSVAYAPDEVFIMLSLAGASAYVWSWKIGIAVAIVMTAVVASYRQTVHAYPSGGGDYEVATVNLGSKAGTVVGSALLVDYVLTVAVSISSGAQYAASAIGPLNGHEATFATALVIVLAALNLRGIRESGTFFAIPTYAFMVAILGMCAYGLFELAAGTLPKVASADLDMSAEPGYGDSMTTFALIFLLARAFSSGCAALTGVEAISNGVPAFRRPKSKNAATTLLLLGAIAISMMLSVIVLAKQMGLQLVDPDDVDRLTLNGQPVPDDYDQHTAIAQIAQAIFQDFSPGFYFVVTVTGVILVLAANTAFNGFPVLGSILAKDGYAPRALASRGDRLAYSNGIVFLAVMAIILIQIFNAEPTRLIQLYIVGVFVSFNLSQLGMIRHWTRHLKTERDPAVRRRMYRSRVINAVGLTFTAVVLVIVLITKFFAGAWITILAMIVFYILMRAIRRHYDNVNDELAADEEDKLLPTRVHAIVLVSKLHKPTLRALAFAKATRPNVLEGVYVSVDAEATNRLLEEWDERNIDVPLKVLHSPYRELVRPIVEYAMEIRKANPRGVVSVYIPEYVVGRWWEQLLHNQTALRLKGRLLFAPGVMVTSVPYQLRSSELAREREEREGVWVRPSELRMGNVPTRSGKDRQIQK; encoded by the coding sequence GTGAGTATCGGCGATGTGTCGAAGCGGGTGCTGCTCGGCCGCAAGCTGCGCAGCTCGCAGCTGGGCGAGACCCTGCTGCCCAAGCGCATCGCCCTGCCGGTCTTCGCCAGCGACGCCCTCTCGTCCGTGGCCTACGCCCCGGACGAGGTCTTCATCATGCTGTCGCTGGCCGGCGCGTCGGCGTACGTCTGGTCCTGGAAGATCGGCATCGCCGTCGCCATCGTCATGACCGCGGTCGTGGCGTCCTACCGCCAGACCGTGCACGCCTACCCGAGCGGCGGTGGCGACTACGAGGTCGCGACCGTCAACCTCGGCTCCAAGGCCGGCACGGTCGTCGGCAGCGCCCTGCTGGTCGACTACGTGCTCACGGTCGCGGTGTCGATCTCGTCGGGGGCGCAGTACGCCGCCTCCGCCATCGGCCCGCTCAACGGGCACGAGGCGACGTTCGCCACGGCGCTCGTCATCGTCCTGGCCGCGCTCAACCTGCGCGGCATCCGGGAGTCGGGCACGTTCTTCGCGATCCCGACGTACGCCTTCATGGTGGCGATCCTGGGCATGTGCGCCTACGGGCTCTTCGAGCTCGCGGCCGGCACGCTGCCCAAGGTGGCCAGCGCTGACCTCGACATGTCCGCCGAGCCCGGGTACGGCGACTCGATGACGACGTTCGCGCTGATCTTCCTGCTGGCGCGGGCCTTCTCGTCCGGCTGTGCGGCGCTGACCGGTGTCGAGGCGATCTCCAACGGCGTGCCGGCCTTCCGGCGGCCGAAGAGCAAGAACGCGGCGACCACGCTGCTGCTGCTGGGTGCGATCGCGATCTCGATGATGCTCAGCGTCATCGTGCTGGCCAAGCAGATGGGCCTGCAGCTGGTCGACCCCGACGACGTCGACCGGCTGACGCTCAACGGACAGCCGGTGCCGGACGACTACGACCAGCACACGGCGATCGCCCAGATCGCCCAGGCGATCTTCCAGGACTTCTCGCCCGGCTTCTACTTCGTCGTCACGGTCACGGGCGTCATCCTGGTGCTGGCCGCCAACACCGCGTTCAACGGCTTCCCGGTCCTCGGCTCGATCCTGGCCAAGGACGGCTACGCCCCGCGGGCGCTGGCGTCGCGCGGCGACCGGCTGGCCTACAGCAACGGCATCGTCTTCCTGGCCGTGATGGCGATCATCCTGATCCAGATCTTCAACGCGGAGCCGACCCGGCTGATCCAGCTCTACATCGTCGGCGTCTTCGTGTCGTTCAACCTGAGCCAGCTCGGGATGATCCGGCACTGGACCCGGCACCTGAAGACCGAGCGCGACCCCGCCGTACGCCGCCGGATGTACCGCTCCCGGGTGATCAACGCCGTCGGCCTCACCTTCACCGCCGTGGTCCTGGTGATCGTGCTGATCACCAAGTTCTTCGCCGGTGCGTGGATCACCATCCTCGCGATGATCGTCTTCTACATCCTGATGCGGGCGATCCGCCGTCACTACGACAACGTCAACGACGAGCTGGCGGCCGACGAGGAGGACAAGCTGCTGCCCACCCGGGTGCACGCCATCGTCCTGGTCTCCAAGCTGCACAAGCCCACGCTGCGTGCGCTGGCCTTCGCGAAGGCGACCCGCCCCAACGTGCTCGAGGGCGTCTACGTGTCCGTCGACGCCGAGGCGACCAACCGGCTCCTCGAGGAGTGGGACGAGCGCAACATCGACGTACCGCTCAAGGTGCTGCACTCGCCCTACCGCGAGCTGGTCCGGCCGATCGTCGAGTACGCGATGGAGATCCGGAAGGCCAACCCCCGCGGCGTGGTCTCGGTCTACATCCCCGAGTACGTCGTCGGGCGCTGGTGGGAGCAGCTGCTGCACAACCAGACCGCGCTGCGGCTCAAGGGCCGGCTGCTCTTCGCCCCGGGCGTCATGGTCACCTCGGTGCCCTACCAGCTGCGGTCCTCGGAGCTGGCCCGCGAGCGCGAGGAGCGCGAGGGCGTGTGGGTGCGCCCCTCGGAGCTGCGGATGGGCAACGTCCCCACCCGCTCCGGCAAAGACCGCCAGATCCAGAAATGA
- a CDS encoding TrkA family potassium uptake protein gives MHVVIMGCGRVGSTLARSLEDRNHTVSIIDSDPDAFRRVGPGFNGDKVTGQGFDQEVLEKAGIRRADAFAAVSSGDNSNIIAARVARESFGIQQVVARIYDPGRAEVYQRLGITTVATVKWTADQVLRRLLPAGAEPDFRDPSGTIRVDQLPAPESWIGHRTVDFQMQSKSRIAWIDRLGEGMLPTRDSMIQEGDILHVAMREEHAAGAYQVIESGPDES, from the coding sequence GTGCATGTCGTGATCATGGGTTGCGGGCGGGTCGGCTCCACGCTGGCCCGCAGCCTCGAGGACCGCAACCACACCGTGTCGATCATCGACTCGGACCCCGACGCCTTTCGACGGGTGGGTCCCGGCTTCAACGGTGACAAGGTCACCGGCCAGGGCTTCGACCAGGAGGTCCTGGAGAAGGCCGGCATCCGCCGCGCCGACGCCTTCGCCGCCGTGTCCAGCGGCGACAACTCCAACATCATCGCCGCGCGGGTCGCCCGCGAGTCGTTCGGGATCCAGCAGGTCGTCGCGCGGATCTACGACCCGGGCCGCGCCGAGGTCTACCAGCGCCTCGGCATCACCACGGTCGCCACGGTGAAGTGGACCGCCGACCAGGTGCTGCGCCGGCTGCTGCCCGCGGGCGCCGAGCCGGACTTCCGCGACCCCTCGGGCACCATCCGGGTCGACCAGCTGCCGGCGCCGGAGTCGTGGATCGGTCACCGGACCGTCGACTTCCAGATGCAGTCGAAGAGCCGGATCGCCTGGATCGATCGCCTCGGCGAGGGCATGCTGCCGACCCGGGACAGCATGATCCAGGAGGGCGACATCCTCCATGTCGCCATGCGCGAGGAGCACGCTGCCGGGGCCTACCAGGTCATCGAGTCCGGCCCGGACGAGAGCTGA
- a CDS encoding TrkA family potassium uptake protein: MRVAIAGAGAVGRSIARELIHNGHQVLLIDKNPESIKPERVPDAEWLLADSCELSSLEEARLDRCDVVIAATGDDKVNLVTSLLAKTEFGVPRTVGRVNHPNNEWLFTEAWGVDVNVSTPRIMSALVEEAVTVGDLVRLFTFRQGNANLVEMTLPADSPYVGKPAGLIPFPENCALVTILRDGQVYVPNDEQPIEAGDELLFVVPADVEENLERMLAPSAHGG; encoded by the coding sequence ATGCGAGTCGCCATCGCCGGGGCCGGCGCCGTCGGGCGCTCCATCGCCCGCGAGCTGATCCACAACGGGCACCAGGTCCTGCTGATCGACAAGAACCCCGAGTCCATCAAGCCGGAGCGGGTCCCCGACGCCGAGTGGCTGCTCGCCGACTCCTGCGAGCTGTCCTCGCTCGAGGAGGCGCGGCTGGACCGCTGCGACGTGGTGATCGCTGCGACCGGCGACGACAAGGTCAACCTGGTGACGTCGCTGCTGGCGAAGACCGAGTTCGGCGTGCCGCGCACGGTCGGACGGGTCAACCACCCCAACAACGAGTGGCTCTTCACCGAGGCCTGGGGCGTCGACGTCAACGTGTCGACCCCGCGCATCATGTCGGCGCTGGTCGAGGAGGCGGTGACGGTCGGCGACCTGGTCCGCCTGTTCACCTTCCGCCAGGGCAACGCCAACCTGGTCGAGATGACCCTGCCCGCGGACTCGCCGTACGTCGGGAAGCCGGCGGGGCTGATCCCGTTCCCGGAGAACTGCGCGCTGGTGACGATCCTGCGCGACGGCCAGGTCTACGTGCCCAACGACGAGCAGCCCATCGAGGCCGGGGACGAGCTGCTGTTCGTCGTCCCGGCCGACGTCGAGGAGAACCTCGAGCGGATGCTCGCCCCCTCGGCCCACGGAGGTTGA